A segment of the Candidatus Binatia bacterium genome:
TGAGGAATTCGTCTAGCAGCCCCAGCTCGTGCATCACTTCGAGCGTCGAAGGATGAATCGTGTCGCCGCGGAAGTCGCGGAGGAAATCCGCGTGCTTTTCCAGGACGACGACGTCCACTCCCGCCCGCGCCAGCAAAAGGCCCAGCATCATGCCGGCGGGTCCGCCGCCGGCGATCAAGCAGCGAGCGGAAATGCTGTTGTTTGCCATGTCCCGAAGTCGCTAAGCCAAGAACTTTTCAGACCCAAGATGCCGATAATAATCAGGCCGATGCACGCGAGCCTGGGCAGGGACGCCGATTCGGAGAAGAAGACCGGTCGCCATCGGCGGTTTCTGCGGGTCCGACTCTAGTTTTTCCGAGCCAACGATGCAAACACCTTACGGCCGGAGGGGTCGCCCTCGCCGCCGCCGCCGTCGCGGCGGTTCCCCAAAGCCATAGCCATGGTCATAGCCATGTTGACATGCGCCATCACTTTTCGTATACAGAACTCGTAATGCTTTCCAACTCGAAACTCGTGAGAGGAACGTGGGCGGTCGCCGTGATCGCATGGGCGCTACTTTTCACCGGCACCTCTTTATCTCTCGATTCCGACTTCAATCTCGAGATTCCTCTTTCCCAGTCCGGCCATAGTTTCGTCGGCAAGATCAACAAGGATCCCCGGCAAAATCACGGCGGACTGCGGGAGATGGTGGCCGCCGCGACCTGGCTCCATTGGGCTCCTTCATTCCATCCGCACTCTCTCGAGCTTGCCGATCCTGAGCGCCCTCCCGCTTTACGCCTGCTCAGGTCCTCGGTCGTCCGCGCTCCGCCGTTCGCCTCCCTATAATTTTTGGCTCACGGCCCAAGCCTAACACTTTGATTTTCCCTACGGCGGAGCCGCTGGGCGCTCATGGATCTTCATGAGAAGCATTCATGTCCGAGGAGGCGTTTTTATGAATTATGGAACGAGGCTGACTATAGAAGACAAGGTATCGTCTTTATTCCAACTGGACCCGGTCCTTCCCGCGGAGTACCAGGATACTTTTAGGAGGCGGACGTATTTAGAGCCTGAAAAAACCCTCATGCTCGCGGTTCTGGAGGACGCGATCACGTGCTTCCAAAAGTACGCGCGGGCGCGGCATAGCAAGACCAAGCATTTGTTCCGCGAGGCGGAGGAGTGGATTCTGGAGAAAGACAGCAAATACTTTTTCTCCTTCGAGCAGATCTGCGCGTCTTTGGGATTCGAACCCGGATACGTGCGCAACGGCTTGATAAAAGAAAAAGAGAAATTGACCGCGCCAACGCTCACACCGAAGCACCGGCCGACCGGCGAGAACGGAAAAAAAAGATCCAAGAGAGGAAAAGTCCGACTGGCCGCGTAGCCGCGCGCGAGGCTACTGCGCCACGATCGCTTCGCCCTTGTTGATGACGATCGCACGGATCTTCGCGGGAAGATCGAACGGCGCGTCGATATCGAATCCTCCGGGATTCTCAGCCGTGCGCGAGAAATAACTCACCATCTCCTGCACCAGCGGCTTGGGCAAGTTTACGCCGTGTATCTCCGCGGATTCGAGGTAAAACCGCCCCCGGCCGTCTTCGGCGCGGAGAATCCCGCGCGCCGTCACGGGAACTTTGCCGGAAAGATAAGCCAGAGGGTCCATCAGTCCCCCCTGTGATCTGCGATTGCGGTTGAACTCGTCGAGGTCCATCAGCACGCGTCCGGCGAGCGCGCCGTTTCCGACGATGGCGATCTCCGGGTTGGTGAGGCCCTTGGGGATTTTGTCCCGGACGTTGAAAGCGAGATAAGAATTGACCTCGCTCTCCGATACCGGAGTCTTCTTCGATTGGGCCGCGGGCGCCGCGCTGTTTTTTACGATTTCGTCGATCTTCCGCTGCAACCGGTCGCCGTCTTCCCTCGATAGCTGAACCGCGGCTGTGATGGAGCCGAACAGGCTCAAAAACGCCAACCCCAAGAGCATGCCGCCGGATTTTTTAAATTTCATCATAGAAACAGCATAGGGTCCGAACAGTGTCCCTTCAAGCGCATCCTGGTTTCCGGGCCCATGACGCGCCGCCACCGGCGCCGGCGGCGACTCGATTTCCGGCGCGAATCGGGTACAAAGAACGGACGGCATGAAAGAGCAGGGGATTGAAGGCGATCGAGAGCAGCGCGCCCGCCAGGATCAGGTCCTGTCCCTCCTTCGGCAGTAATCCCAGACTCAAGCCCAGGCCCGCCAGGATAAATGAAAACTCGCCGATCTGCGCCAGAGCCGCGGAAACCGTCAGCACGGTGTCGAGCGGGTAGCGCAAAGCCCACACGATGAGCGCGGCCGCCGCGGACTTGCCGATCATGATGATCGCGACGACGGCGAGGACCTGCAGAGGCTGACGCACGAGGATGCCCGGGTCGAAGAGCATCCCGACGGCGACGAAAAACAGCACGGCGAAGGCATCCTGCAAGGGCTGCAAATCCGTCGCCGCGCGGTGGCCCAGATCGGACTCATTGATGACGACGCCGGCGAAAAAAGCGCCGAGCGCGAACGAGACGCCGAAAAGCTTTGCGGATCCGAACGCGACCCCGAGGGCCAGGGCGATTACGGCGAGCGTAAACAGCTCGCGCGCGCCGGTGCGCTCGACCAGCGTGAGCAGCTTGGGGAAGAGCCGCGCGCCGATCAGCAACATCAGCGCGACAAAGAGAGCGACTTTGCCTAAGGTAATTCCAACCGTCGCCCAGACATTGACGGGTGCCGTTTCACCCAAGGCAGGATCTTGGGGTTGTCCGAAGAATTCGCCAAGAGCCGGGAGCACAACCAGAGTCAGCACCATCACCAGGTCTTCGACGATCAGCCAGCCGACGGCGATGCGTCCATTGGGCGAGTACAGGATTCCCAACGTTTCCAGCTCTCGCAACAAGACCACCGTGCTGGCTACCGATAGGGCCAGCCCAAAGACCAGCCCGGAGCCCAAGGACCATCCCCATAGGGAAGCCAAGCCTGTGCCGAGCGCAGTCGCTGCGGCAATTTGCACCACCGCGCCGGGAACCGCGATGCCGCGAACACTGAGAAAGTCGCGCATGGAGAAGTGCATGCCGACACCGAACATGAGCAGGATCACCCCGATCTCGGCGAGTTGGGGCGCGAGCTTGGCATCGGCCACGAATCCCGGCGTAAACGGTCCGACGGCTACGCCGGCGAGCAGATAGCCGAGGAGCGGCGGCAGGTGAAGACGGACGGCGATGAAGCCGCCGACGAATGCAAAGGCCAAACTGACGGCGATGGTCGCGATCAATGGCGTTTCGTGCGGCATGTGTAATGACTGCCGGTCTTGGCTCGGCATGTCAACACGGCTCGTGCTCGGACGGGCGACTATTGCATGGAGCCCATCGTATCTTGACATGCAGCCGATTTTTAGGCTATTTAGATCGCAGAACGATTGTATCGTATCACGATGAATAAGCTCCCGAATCAAGCCGAAGAGGGACCGGATTATCGGGCGATGGCGGAATTGCGCTATGAGGTCCGTCGATATCTCCACTTCAGCGAGAACGCCGCGCGGGCGGCCGGGCTCGAGCCTCAACAACACCAACTGCTGCTCGCGTTGAAAGGACTTCCGCCAGGCAAAAGACCCATCATCAGCGTGCTCGCAGAGCGTTTGCAGCTTCAGCATCACAGCGCGGTTGAGCTTGTCGATCGGCTGGCGAACAGAGGGTTCGTCCGGCGTTACCGCAGCCGGACCGACCGGCGGCAGGTCTTCGTCCGGCTCACTGAGAGCGGCGAAGACGTGCTGCGAAAACTCTCGTTGCATCACCTGCACGAACTCAAGTCGGTCGGCCCTGCGTTGCTCCAGGTCCTAAGCCGCGTGATCGCATCGGCAAAGCAATCATTGGCGGAAATTCCGGGCGCTCTAAGTGAGAGCGAAATAACCGCCCAGCCCCCGGTTGCAGATCGAAAGAAGGCCAAAAGCTAATTTTTGTTGGAGGTCAGGTTATGGCTGAAGCTCAACAACAAGAGGAAGTGCTGTTAGACGTCAGGGTCGCCGAGGCTTCCTGGCTCTATAAATTTTATCTCAACAACGAGAAGGCGATCATCGGCGTCACGTCGGTCTGCTTTTTTCTGCTCCTCTGGGAGTTCATGGGCGGTCCGGTAAGCGTATACAATCCGATCCCCATTCTCCGCGTCAATCCGATGTTTATGAGCGCGCCGTCGCTCGTCTGGAAAGCTGCGGTCGATCTTTTCGGCTCGGGAGAGATCTGGAACGATCTCCGCGTGAGCGGCATCGAGCTTTTCTGGGGTTATTTCCTTTCGGTCGCCGTCGCCGTCCCCTTCGGCATCATGGTCGGCTGGTATAAGAAGGCGAGCCATATCTTCGACCCTTTTATCAATGCGATGAACGCGACCCCCCGAGTGGCGCTTCTGCCGCTGGTTATCATCTGGCTGGGAATCGGAATCCTGTCAAAAGTTGGTATTATCTTTCTCGGCGCGGTCTTCCCGATCCTGATCAACGCGCGCGACGGCGTGAAGACTACGCCGCTGCACCTGCTGAACGCCGCCAAGAGCTTCGGCGCCACGGAGCAAATGATCTTTCGGAGCGTCGTCCTGCCCGCAACCGTGCCTTTCATTCTTACCGGTCTCAGACTGGGACTCGGCCGGGCCATCGTGGGCGTCATGGTGGGAGAGCTTTATGCCGCTACCGCCGGGATCGGTTTTATGATCACGGTAGCCGGGGCGACCTTCCAGACCGATAAGGTTTTTGTCGGCGTCCTCGTTTTCGCCCTGACCGGCATG
Coding sequences within it:
- a CDS encoding ABC transporter permease produces the protein MAEAQQQEEVLLDVRVAEASWLYKFYLNNEKAIIGVTSVCFFLLLWEFMGGPVSVYNPIPILRVNPMFMSAPSLVWKAAVDLFGSGEIWNDLRVSGIELFWGYFLSVAVAVPFGIMVGWYKKASHIFDPFINAMNATPRVALLPLVIIWLGIGILSKVGIIFLGAVFPILINARDGVKTTPLHLLNAAKSFGATEQMIFRSVVLPATVPFILTGLRLGLGRAIVGVMVGELYAATAGIGFMITVAGATFQTDKVFVGVLVFALTGMIGMELLTRVERRFDKWRPRVGAAQ
- a CDS encoding MarR family winged helix-turn-helix transcriptional regulator — encoded protein: MNKLPNQAEEGPDYRAMAELRYEVRRYLHFSENAARAAGLEPQQHQLLLALKGLPPGKRPIISVLAERLQLQHHSAVELVDRLANRGFVRRYRSRTDRRQVFVRLTESGEDVLRKLSLHHLHELKSVGPALLQVLSRVIASAKQSLAEIPGALSESEITAQPPVADRKKAKS